In Desulfomonile tiedjei DSM 6799, a genomic segment contains:
- a CDS encoding type I secretion system permease/ATPase translates to MEGGNPPQIDPGLACLVIIARFHAIAADPDQLAHQFKVDGKPFSKSDILLASKQLGLEAKAVKTVPKRLDRTPLPALALCKDGSCFILARSNSEQVLIHDPAAGLPQMISLADLSNRWTGELILFTSRASLAGEMSKFDFTWFIPAIMKYRKLLSEVLLVSFVLQIFALITPLFFQVVMDKVLVHRGFTTLDVIAIGMFVVIVFQVVLNGLRTYVFSHTTSRIDVQLGAQLFRHLLNLPMAYFHSRRVGDSVARVRELENIRNFLTGNAITLVLDLLFSVVFMAVMLYYSMWLTLIVVISLPCYAILSVVFTPVLRARLHEKFNRGAENHSFLVETLSGIGTVKAMAVEPQLTRRWDNQLAAYVSTSFRTATTGNLASSGISLISKLVTVATLWLGARLVINGDMTVGQLVAFNMLAGQVSQPIIRLAQLWSDFQQTGISIQRLGDILNARTEVSSAKSTLPPIQGRIVFDNVVFRYKADAPEVLRGITFDIRPGEIIGIVGRSGSGKSTVTKLIQRLYVPERGRVMIDGLDLALADSSSLRRQIGVVLQENVLFNRTIRENIALVDPGASMEQVIHAAKLAGAHEFILELPEAYDTMVGEHGDTLSGGQRQRIAIARALMTNPRILIFDEATSALDYESERIIQNNMKAICASRTVIIIAHRLSAVRITNRIFVMDHGQIVEQGPHAELLNRERGYYATLYRLQQG, encoded by the coding sequence ATGGAGGGAGGTAATCCGCCACAAATCGATCCAGGTTTAGCCTGTCTCGTTATTATCGCACGTTTCCATGCTATCGCAGCAGATCCAGATCAACTTGCCCATCAATTCAAAGTGGATGGCAAGCCATTCTCCAAATCCGACATTCTCCTTGCGTCCAAACAACTCGGTCTGGAAGCCAAAGCTGTGAAAACTGTCCCGAAGCGTCTCGATAGAACCCCCTTGCCTGCTCTTGCTCTCTGTAAGGATGGTAGCTGCTTCATACTTGCACGGAGCAACAGTGAGCAAGTCTTGATACACGATCCGGCTGCAGGACTTCCTCAGATGATATCGCTCGCTGACCTGAGTAACCGATGGACCGGTGAGCTCATTCTCTTCACGTCACGTGCGTCTCTTGCTGGAGAGATGAGCAAATTCGATTTCACCTGGTTCATTCCAGCAATAATGAAATATCGTAAATTGTTGAGCGAAGTGCTCCTGGTCAGTTTTGTGCTCCAGATCTTCGCCCTTATTACTCCTCTCTTCTTTCAAGTGGTAATGGATAAAGTCCTGGTACACAGAGGCTTCACGACTCTTGATGTCATTGCTATAGGCATGTTTGTGGTAATCGTCTTCCAAGTAGTCTTAAACGGTCTACGGACCTACGTCTTCTCGCACACCACCAGTCGGATCGACGTTCAGCTTGGGGCTCAATTGTTCCGTCACTTGCTCAATCTGCCAATGGCGTATTTCCATTCACGGCGAGTGGGAGATTCGGTCGCTCGAGTGCGTGAACTGGAGAACATACGGAATTTTCTTACCGGCAATGCAATCACGCTGGTTTTGGATCTGTTATTCTCCGTGGTATTCATGGCAGTAATGCTCTATTACAGCATGTGGCTCACTTTGATAGTGGTAATCTCCCTACCCTGCTATGCAATTCTCTCGGTGGTTTTCACCCCTGTTCTTCGTGCCCGCCTCCATGAGAAATTCAATCGGGGTGCCGAGAATCATTCCTTCCTGGTGGAGACCCTCTCCGGCATCGGAACAGTGAAGGCAATGGCAGTCGAACCTCAATTGACCCGCAGGTGGGATAATCAACTGGCAGCGTACGTGTCAACGAGCTTTCGCACCGCGACAACCGGTAACTTGGCCAGCAGCGGTATTTCACTCATCAGCAAACTGGTGACGGTTGCTACTCTGTGGCTTGGTGCCCGGCTCGTCATAAATGGTGACATGACTGTGGGCCAGCTCGTTGCCTTTAACATGCTTGCCGGCCAGGTCTCACAGCCCATAATACGACTCGCACAACTCTGGTCGGATTTCCAGCAGACTGGTATCTCCATTCAACGACTTGGTGACATTCTCAATGCTCGCACCGAAGTCTCGAGCGCTAAGAGCACCCTTCCGCCGATTCAGGGAAGGATTGTATTTGACAATGTGGTCTTCCGGTACAAAGCTGATGCTCCTGAAGTGCTCAGAGGAATCACCTTTGACATCCGCCCCGGCGAGATCATCGGTATAGTCGGCCGGTCCGGTTCAGGCAAGAGTACTGTCACCAAGCTCATTCAACGACTGTATGTTCCGGAACGTGGTCGGGTGATGATCGACGGTCTCGATCTTGCTCTGGCCGACTCCTCCTCACTTCGGCGCCAGATCGGGGTCGTACTCCAGGAGAATGTGCTCTTCAACAGGACAATTCGAGAGAACATCGCCCTTGTCGACCCGGGAGCGAGTATGGAACAGGTCATCCATGCAGCCAAACTTGCAGGAGCTCATGAATTCATACTGGAATTGCCCGAAGCCTACGACACCATGGTCGGAGAACATGGAGACACTCTGTCTGGAGGCCAACGCCAAAGAATCGCAATCGCTCGTGCTCTTATGACAAACCCTCGCATTCTTATATTCGATGAAGCAACGAGCGCTCTTGATTATGAATCGGAGCGAATAATTCAAAACAATATGAAAGCGATTTGTGCAAGCCGTACGGTGATCATTATTGCGCATAGACTCTCTGCAGTCCGCATCACGAATCGCATTTTCGTCATGGATCACGGACAGATCGTTGAACAGGGCCCTCACGCAGAACTGCTGAATCGTGAAAGAGGCTATTATGCTACTCTTTATCGCCTGCAACAAGGTTGA
- a CDS encoding HlyD family type I secretion periplasmic adaptor subunit — protein MGMLLRLRAFGDLLQRYKMVIAYAWKHRKEMDSPPRLSHEAQFLPAALALQETPVSPAPRVIMWLLIAFAAITLLWAFFGHVDVVATAQGKIVPNERVKTIQPFETSTVRAIHVTDGQNVKAGDLLIELDSTATAADMARLENDLIVARLQAARSGAFLRAMDGGDPVLSDLPDIPVDRSREEQRLLEGQWHEYKAKLDRTEAEVTRVEAELRSTKEVVNTLERTVPIARDRAEVFKKLYEQDVASKQDYLEREKTLIEQEGQLASQTEKLRESQAALDGVKKQKASLIAETRRTMMDTQREADQKVTANSQELIKAQQRHKQMKLLAPVEGSVQQLAIHTIGGVVTPAQQLMIIVPKDDALEVEAFLENKDIGFVTPGQDAEVKIETFTYTKYGTIHAEVKHVSSDAIQDEKRGLIYSTRVKLGRSTVHVGKNVVNLSPGMAVTVEIKTDKRRVIEYFLTPLIQHANESLRER, from the coding sequence ATGGGCATGCTGCTTCGACTCAGAGCTTTCGGCGATCTCTTGCAACGCTATAAGATGGTGATTGCGTACGCATGGAAGCATCGGAAGGAAATGGATTCACCTCCTCGTTTGTCTCATGAGGCTCAATTTCTTCCCGCTGCACTCGCCCTGCAAGAAACACCCGTCTCCCCTGCCCCGCGTGTCATCATGTGGCTGCTTATTGCATTTGCGGCAATCACTTTATTGTGGGCGTTCTTTGGTCATGTCGATGTTGTTGCCACTGCCCAGGGAAAGATCGTCCCTAATGAAAGGGTCAAAACAATCCAGCCGTTTGAGACTTCCACAGTGAGAGCAATCCATGTCACGGACGGGCAAAACGTGAAAGCCGGCGACTTGCTGATAGAGTTGGATTCCACAGCAACCGCTGCCGACATGGCTCGACTGGAAAACGATCTCATCGTTGCTAGATTACAGGCAGCCCGATCAGGTGCTTTTCTCCGGGCAATGGACGGTGGCGACCCTGTCCTGAGCGATTTGCCTGATATTCCTGTGGATCGATCGAGAGAAGAGCAGCGTCTTCTCGAAGGCCAGTGGCACGAATATAAAGCGAAGCTGGATCGCACCGAGGCTGAAGTAACCCGTGTTGAAGCGGAACTGCGTTCCACCAAGGAGGTGGTCAACACTCTTGAACGCACTGTCCCCATTGCACGTGATCGAGCGGAAGTGTTCAAAAAGCTTTACGAACAGGACGTCGCTTCAAAGCAAGACTATCTTGAACGTGAGAAGACGCTTATTGAGCAGGAGGGCCAGCTCGCATCTCAAACGGAGAAACTTCGGGAGAGTCAAGCAGCTCTCGATGGGGTCAAGAAGCAAAAAGCTTCACTTATCGCGGAGACCCGCAGAACCATGATGGACACTCAGCGGGAAGCCGACCAGAAAGTAACTGCGAATTCTCAGGAGCTGATCAAAGCTCAGCAGCGCCATAAGCAGATGAAGCTCCTTGCACCTGTAGAGGGTTCAGTCCAGCAGCTTGCAATCCATACAATAGGAGGTGTGGTCACTCCCGCGCAGCAGCTCATGATCATTGTCCCTAAAGATGATGCTTTGGAGGTGGAAGCATTCCTCGAGAACAAGGATATCGGTTTTGTCACTCCCGGTCAGGATGCAGAAGTAAAAATCGAAACTTTCACCTATACGAAGTATGGAACGATCCACGCAGAGGTGAAGCACGTATCGTCCGATGCGATACAGGATGAAAAACGAGGTCTGATCTATTCGACACGCGTCAAGCTGGGGCGCTCCACGGTTCACGTTGGCAAGAACGTGGTGAACCTGTCCCCTGGAATGGCGGTAACAGTCGAGATAAAAACCGATAAACGAAGAGTGATCGAATATTTTCTTACACCTCTTATCCAACACGCAAATGAAAGCCTACGGGAGCGATAG
- a CDS encoding serine dehydratase subunit alpha family protein: MSTERNKKLLEVLQSVVTPASGCTEPVAVAYSAALARSKVSGTLVGVEIRLDPLLFKNALRVGIPGTTARGLQIAAALGIVAGKPEKGFCVIDQCTEEDVEKAQEIVQQKRVTITVPENCTELFIETILTTDQEKVRVITKNQHLNVVSIEKGDHFQPWDLNAQLPDSLAHDIQAYDLEDFISFAETVSVSDLSFLQDGIAMNMTIAREGFAIKNGASQNYAKLVSETFVSDDMISLAERLCAAACEARMSGSRLPAMTCAGSGNQGITVFLTMEAVAEKTGVSQEKLLRALALSIIITVYCKSFTGTLSPMCGCAISAGVGTSAGVAYLLGGDARRILGAVSNVVGSISGMICDGAKEGCAYKVALASGWAIKMALLSMRGSVISNTNGILADNFRELFDNLGALCKEGMASANKVILRLLTKGGR, from the coding sequence TTGTCAACCGAAAGGAACAAGAAACTGCTGGAGGTTCTGCAAAGTGTGGTGACGCCGGCCAGCGGCTGCACAGAACCCGTGGCAGTAGCCTATTCTGCCGCTCTGGCAAGATCAAAGGTTTCGGGTACGTTGGTGGGTGTGGAAATCCGATTGGATCCGTTGCTCTTCAAGAATGCGTTAAGAGTAGGGATACCAGGAACTACTGCCAGAGGTTTGCAGATAGCTGCTGCTTTGGGGATAGTAGCCGGCAAACCCGAAAAGGGATTCTGTGTAATAGACCAGTGCACTGAAGAGGATGTCGAAAAAGCCCAAGAAATAGTTCAACAGAAAAGGGTCACCATCACAGTGCCGGAGAATTGTACCGAATTATTCATTGAAACCATTTTAACGACCGATCAAGAAAAAGTGCGCGTCATCACGAAAAACCAACATCTCAATGTGGTCAGCATTGAAAAAGGAGATCATTTTCAACCGTGGGACCTGAATGCGCAACTGCCGGACTCGTTGGCCCATGATATCCAGGCCTACGACTTGGAGGATTTCATCTCATTTGCCGAGACTGTGTCAGTCAGTGATTTGAGTTTTCTCCAGGACGGGATTGCAATGAACATGACTATTGCCAGGGAAGGCTTCGCCATAAAGAACGGCGCGAGCCAAAATTATGCCAAGCTGGTTTCCGAGACATTCGTGAGCGACGATATGATCAGTCTGGCGGAAAGACTCTGCGCTGCCGCGTGTGAAGCAAGAATGTCCGGGAGTCGGCTGCCTGCTATGACCTGCGCCGGAAGTGGCAATCAAGGCATCACTGTTTTCCTCACCATGGAGGCTGTGGCGGAAAAGACTGGGGTCTCCCAAGAGAAGCTCTTGCGGGCTCTAGCGTTGAGTATCATTATCACCGTCTATTGTAAGTCGTTTACAGGAACTCTATCCCCCATGTGCGGATGTGCAATATCCGCTGGGGTGGGCACCTCCGCGGGGGTGGCATACCTCCTCGGTGGTGATGCCAGGCGAATCCTGGGGGCGGTCAGCAACGTCGTCGGAAGTATTTCGGGGATGATTTGCGATGGAGCCAAAGAGGGTTGCGCATACAAAGTCGCCTTGGCCTCCGGATGGGCCATAAAAATGGCTCTTCTGTCCATGAGAGGCTCGGTAATCAGCAATACCAACGGAATACTTGCCGACAACTTCAGAGAGTTGTTTGACAATCTTGGAGCTCTCTGCAAAGAAGGAATGGCTTCGGCCAATAAGGTTATACTTCGGCTGTTGACAAAAGGAGGCAGATAA
- a CDS encoding FAD-dependent oxidoreductase — protein MSATIIDTDVLVVGGGGAGFRAAIGARQKGVRVALLSKGPIARCGATPMAGADFTLNGASMAKIEGLQGDPNDTPEKVFNDIVTQGWFLNNQKLVEQYIRVAPQCLRELIEWGIKIKISDERMVFTSGIGIMDALLKKARSLGVDLLEDTALLELCTEDGIVTGAVGLDIRSGEFVQFHAKAVIIASGGWHKAFWPNTGMRDLSGDGTAIAHRAGADLGNMEFITFCCNVFLEPPIWRGSIAPYILSLFMGGRLTNSDGEEFLKKYDPFVVEKGTFTEWNKSFISHATLQEVRAGKGLPNGGVHYTRGDVPWERVEGVVSLIFPNWKYKAIDLSDWGKKLKENDPMEVGAAAEYFDGGIVINDRFETTVPGLYAAGECSLGVFGANRVFSAITEMLVHGADAGANAGEYAKAAHVPKTDAKVLAGLQESAEAPLRTSNGLKPAQVRRRVQEAAHKHLGPIRNKEELQAFIQFLDSVSKDEIPNLACSSKSRKYNKEWLDVIETKNMVQLLDMAAQSALAREESRGVHFREDYPNTDNDIWLQESILKRTGDGFALSKRPVTVTAMSLPKGTHPYLEFMKELMASHSDTLGKH, from the coding sequence ATGTCAGCCACAATAATCGATACGGACGTGTTGGTTGTGGGGGGCGGCGGGGCCGGCTTCAGGGCCGCGATCGGCGCGCGTCAAAAGGGTGTCAGGGTGGCGTTGTTGAGCAAGGGGCCTATAGCACGATGCGGAGCGACCCCGATGGCAGGAGCGGATTTTACGCTGAATGGCGCGAGCATGGCTAAAATCGAAGGGCTGCAAGGAGATCCCAACGACACGCCTGAGAAGGTCTTCAACGACATTGTTACGCAGGGCTGGTTCCTGAACAATCAGAAGTTAGTCGAACAGTATATCAGAGTAGCGCCTCAATGCCTACGGGAGCTGATTGAATGGGGAATCAAGATAAAAATATCCGACGAGCGCATGGTGTTCACCTCCGGAATCGGCATCATGGACGCTTTGCTGAAAAAAGCGAGGTCCCTCGGCGTGGACCTGTTGGAGGACACCGCTCTCCTTGAGCTTTGCACGGAAGACGGAATCGTCACGGGTGCCGTCGGGCTGGATATTCGTTCCGGGGAGTTCGTACAGTTTCACGCCAAAGCCGTGATCATAGCATCAGGTGGCTGGCACAAGGCTTTCTGGCCCAATACGGGTATGCGGGATCTCTCGGGGGACGGGACCGCCATTGCCCATCGTGCGGGTGCGGACCTCGGAAACATGGAATTCATAACCTTTTGCTGCAACGTGTTTCTCGAACCCCCTATCTGGAGGGGGAGCATCGCACCGTACATTCTCAGCTTGTTCATGGGCGGTCGTTTGACCAATAGCGACGGAGAGGAATTCCTCAAGAAGTATGATCCCTTCGTCGTTGAAAAGGGAACCTTTACGGAGTGGAACAAGAGCTTCATTTCGCATGCCACCTTGCAGGAAGTCCGAGCGGGCAAAGGGTTGCCCAACGGAGGGGTGCATTACACCAGGGGAGACGTGCCGTGGGAGAGAGTCGAGGGCGTCGTCTCCTTGATATTCCCAAATTGGAAATATAAGGCTATCGACCTGTCCGACTGGGGCAAAAAACTCAAAGAGAATGACCCCATGGAGGTCGGGGCCGCTGCGGAATATTTTGACGGCGGAATCGTAATAAACGATCGATTTGAGACCACCGTTCCGGGTCTGTATGCGGCTGGGGAATGTAGCCTGGGCGTTTTTGGAGCCAACCGCGTTTTTTCGGCCATCACCGAGATGCTTGTTCACGGAGCGGACGCTGGAGCCAATGCAGGAGAGTACGCAAAAGCGGCACACGTTCCCAAGACCGACGCGAAGGTTCTTGCAGGCTTGCAGGAGAGCGCCGAGGCACCTCTGCGCACTTCCAATGGACTCAAGCCGGCTCAGGTGAGAAGACGCGTCCAAGAAGCTGCCCATAAACATCTGGGGCCGATACGCAACAAGGAAGAGCTTCAGGCATTCATCCAATTCCTCGACTCAGTCAGCAAAGACGAAATTCCGAATCTGGCGTGCAGCTCGAAGAGCCGGAAATACAATAAAGAGTGGCTGGACGTCATCGAAACGAAAAATATGGTTCAGTTGCTTGATATGGCCGCTCAAAGCGCTCTAGCCCGTGAGGAAAGCCGAGGAGTCCATTTCCGTGAAGATTATCCGAACACCGACAATGATATTTGGCTCCAGGAGAGCATTCTGAAACGCACAGGTGACGGATTTGCTCTGAGCAAGCGACCCGTGACAGTCACCGCTATGAGTCTACCCAAAGGCACTCATCCTTACTTGGAATTCATGAAGGAACTCATGGCGTCGCATTCTGACACTCTCGGAAAACACTAA
- a CDS encoding L-2-amino-thiazoline-4-carboxylic acid hydrolase: protein MSADTIKAKVFRFDPSADAESHYDTYEVPFEEGMSAMDVLDYIYQNLDSTLAYYDHAGCSLGICGRCTGRIDGKPGLFCQTSVDGDVTLEPLSKEKALKDLVIDKDSLGKQRETAAGEQEGPAASDIDTVSTLTRREIEALISVPLIEAFIEEFGREKTLEVVEKAIASLARTAGTALRDVVGGDTLEYFQNKVLPLFGKGGALDVEVLDTTPSRVAFNVTRCRYADMYRKCGLENFGYILSCARDYSLIEGFNPKIKFTRTQTIMEGADFCDFRLSMEDA, encoded by the coding sequence ATGTCCGCCGACACGATAAAGGCAAAGGTTTTTCGCTTTGACCCTTCCGCAGACGCTGAATCTCATTACGATACCTACGAGGTTCCTTTCGAGGAAGGGATGAGCGCTATGGATGTGCTCGATTACATATATCAGAATCTGGACAGCACCCTGGCCTATTACGACCACGCGGGCTGCTCGCTTGGAATCTGCGGTCGATGCACGGGAAGAATCGACGGCAAGCCCGGCTTGTTTTGCCAGACCAGCGTTGATGGCGACGTCACGCTAGAGCCTCTCTCCAAGGAGAAGGCTCTGAAGGACCTCGTGATAGATAAGGATTCCCTGGGGAAACAGAGAGAAACGGCCGCTGGAGAGCAGGAAGGACCCGCAGCCTCGGACATCGACACGGTCTCCACCCTCACACGAAGGGAAATTGAGGCCCTGATTTCCGTTCCGCTGATCGAAGCGTTTATTGAAGAATTCGGCCGTGAAAAAACTCTCGAGGTAGTGGAAAAGGCCATTGCCTCCCTGGCGAGGACTGCAGGCACTGCCCTGCGAGATGTGGTCGGAGGCGATACCCTGGAATACTTTCAGAACAAGGTCTTACCTCTTTTCGGCAAGGGCGGAGCTCTGGATGTTGAAGTGCTCGATACGACACCGTCGCGTGTTGCATTCAACGTCACACGATGCCGATATGCCGACATGTACCGGAAATGCGGGCTGGAAAACTTCGGATACATACTCTCCTGTGCCCGTGACTATTCGTTGATAGAGGGTTTTAACCCGAAGATCAAGTTTACGAGGACGCAGACGATCATGGAAGGCGCGGATTTCTGCGACTTTCGGTTGTCGATGGAGGATGCCTGA
- a CDS encoding RidA family protein, producing the protein MKKRVIASPEAPTPIGPYSQAIQAGNLVFLSGQIPIDAQTGDVVMGSVEEQAKLVLENIKHVLVAAGTSLDAVVKTTVFLQNMDDFPRVNEVYATFFTDEPPARSCVEVARLPKGVLVEIEAIALVP; encoded by the coding sequence ATGAAAAAGCGAGTGATTGCATCCCCGGAAGCACCGACGCCGATAGGTCCGTATTCCCAAGCGATTCAAGCAGGCAACCTGGTGTTCTTGTCCGGACAGATTCCTATCGACGCTCAAACGGGAGATGTTGTCATGGGGTCCGTTGAAGAACAGGCAAAGCTGGTCTTGGAAAATATCAAGCACGTGCTGGTCGCGGCCGGGACCTCCCTGGACGCGGTAGTTAAGACCACGGTGTTCCTGCAGAACATGGACGACTTTCCCAGGGTCAACGAGGTCTACGCTACTTTCTTCACGGACGAGCCGCCGGCACGCTCCTGTGTAGAGGTGGCAAGGCTCCCAAAAGGAGTCCTTGTAGAGATTGAGGCCATAGCTCTCGTACCTTGA
- a CDS encoding amidohydrolase — MTSEIGLKWVNEHSERLIETSDKLWEFAETALHEYQSSDLLQGELKQAGFEVETGVAGMPTAFRARWGNGTPTVGFLAEYDALPGLSQKSVPRKEPMKEGAPGHGCGHNLLGTAVLGAALALKAEMEQDNLSGTIVVFGCPAEEIMVGKIVMAREGLFDELDVALTWHPQSLNGVMNCGWVAMNSVKFDFHGITSHAAFAPEMGRSALDAVELMNVGVNYLREHVSSNARIHYVITNGGREPNIVPGYAQVWYYIRAPKREEVDAIYARIKDIAEGAALMAGTKVEARLLTACHDCLLNTSLNRHLSDSMQCVASPVWSEEELRFARELTQGFDANQRMRQISIFTRDNLEGHMLHSDVLPLNDTHILLPGSTDVSDVSWIVPTGQIMTACYPIGIPPHSWQLTASVSTSIGHKGMLYAAKVLVKAASELIREAGLLARVKAEHLKNTSEKKYVCALPEDFSLSTVHLE; from the coding sequence ATGACGTCTGAAATAGGGCTCAAATGGGTGAACGAGCATTCCGAGCGGCTCATAGAGACAAGCGACAAACTGTGGGAATTTGCGGAAACAGCGCTGCATGAATACCAGTCTTCGGACTTGTTGCAAGGCGAGTTGAAGCAAGCGGGATTCGAGGTAGAAACTGGAGTCGCCGGCATGCCCACCGCATTCAGGGCTCGTTGGGGTAATGGAACCCCTACCGTTGGATTTCTGGCCGAGTACGACGCTCTTCCGGGACTGAGTCAAAAATCCGTCCCCAGGAAAGAGCCGATGAAGGAAGGAGCGCCCGGCCACGGTTGCGGCCACAACCTCCTGGGAACTGCGGTCCTCGGCGCAGCACTAGCTCTGAAAGCCGAAATGGAACAGGACAACTTATCCGGTACTATCGTTGTGTTCGGATGCCCGGCCGAAGAAATCATGGTGGGAAAGATTGTTATGGCCAGAGAAGGGCTTTTCGACGAACTGGACGTCGCCCTCACATGGCATCCTCAGTCGCTCAATGGTGTTATGAACTGCGGATGGGTGGCCATGAATTCGGTGAAATTCGATTTTCACGGCATAACGTCCCATGCCGCTTTTGCGCCGGAAATGGGGCGGAGCGCTCTGGATGCAGTCGAATTGATGAATGTGGGGGTCAACTACCTGCGGGAACATGTGTCGAGCAATGCCCGGATCCATTACGTAATAACGAATGGAGGCCGAGAACCGAATATCGTGCCCGGGTACGCTCAGGTTTGGTATTACATTCGCGCCCCGAAGAGAGAAGAAGTCGACGCAATATATGCACGCATCAAGGATATTGCAGAAGGTGCGGCCCTGATGGCGGGCACGAAAGTGGAAGCACGCCTCTTGACCGCATGTCATGATTGTTTGCTTAATACTTCTCTCAACCGACATCTCTCCGATTCCATGCAATGTGTAGCTTCACCTGTGTGGAGTGAGGAGGAGCTGAGGTTCGCAAGGGAATTGACACAAGGCTTCGACGCGAATCAAAGAATGAGGCAGATCAGCATCTTTACACGGGATAACCTGGAAGGGCACATGTTACATTCGGATGTGCTCCCTCTTAATGATACCCATATTCTCTTGCCCGGCTCTACGGATGTGTCTGATGTGAGCTGGATAGTCCCGACAGGTCAGATCATGACAGCCTGTTACCCTATCGGGATACCACCGCATTCCTGGCAGCTTACAGCGAGTGTCTCCACGAGCATTGGGCACAAAGGCATGCTGTACGCCGCGAAGGTCCTGGTAAAGGCTGCTTCGGAGTTGATTCGTGAGGCCGGCTTGTTGGCACGCGTGAAGGCGGAACATCTGAAGAATACTTCAGAGAAAAAATACGTATGTGCACTACCGGAAGACTTCTCGCTTTCGACTGTGCATTTGGAATAA
- a CDS encoding MFS transporter, translating into MSIEATRLDQPSAPVIANVKVGKLRLWICVVTFLAYMVAFFDRANVAVLIADNAFTNAFGITEDKSVQGLLLTAFLFFYGAACFFAGPFVHRFGPRNTLGFALAFWAVLMTVMGSISSVAVLLVCRALLGLGESVLGPSTSKLVQAWFPVHERAKANGAWYMGIQLSQMLSMPLIAWCIALFGWRESLFMLAVAGAVPVLLCFRFVYNSPSLHPRITKEEVAYITAGREGEVAEERAGRFSFVRNQDFWLIALIYACLNAGFWGFMGWVPTYFKATLGFSFTTMGVLSALPYVAGAISIIVVPPLMDKFNSRAAFVMIGCLGFAVLLFVAMYATTPAMCVALLCLAQVFLSPAIVGVWTVLQNVTKSTEVANATGFFNGVAYVFASAFPYAMGALYSFTGNLQNGFFLLAALMAVAVFSSLPLIKRRL; encoded by the coding sequence ATGTCGATTGAAGCGACAAGATTGGACCAGCCCAGTGCCCCTGTGATAGCCAACGTCAAGGTTGGCAAGTTAAGATTATGGATTTGTGTGGTTACATTTCTGGCGTACATGGTAGCCTTTTTCGATCGCGCGAACGTTGCGGTTTTGATTGCGGATAACGCTTTCACAAACGCCTTCGGGATCACCGAGGACAAATCTGTCCAGGGATTGCTACTGACAGCTTTCTTATTCTTCTACGGTGCCGCCTGCTTCTTTGCCGGGCCTTTCGTACACCGCTTCGGGCCCCGAAATACTCTTGGGTTCGCTCTCGCATTTTGGGCTGTCCTCATGACCGTCATGGGCTCCATTTCATCCGTGGCCGTATTGCTGGTTTGCCGTGCACTCTTGGGTCTCGGCGAATCGGTCCTTGGTCCAAGTACTTCCAAGTTGGTTCAAGCCTGGTTCCCGGTTCACGAGAGAGCCAAGGCCAACGGGGCGTGGTACATGGGCATTCAGTTGTCCCAGATGCTTTCCATGCCATTAATCGCGTGGTGCATCGCCTTATTCGGCTGGAGAGAGAGTCTCTTCATGCTGGCAGTAGCTGGAGCTGTCCCGGTTCTTCTTTGCTTCCGGTTTGTGTACAATTCTCCTTCGCTGCATCCCAGAATCACCAAGGAAGAAGTTGCCTACATTACGGCGGGGAGAGAGGGGGAAGTAGCAGAGGAGCGTGCGGGACGATTCTCCTTTGTTCGGAACCAGGATTTTTGGTTAATCGCTCTCATTTACGCGTGTCTTAATGCCGGATTCTGGGGGTTCATGGGATGGGTTCCCACCTATTTCAAGGCTACCCTCGGGTTTTCATTTACCACCATGGGGGTGCTTTCAGCTTTGCCTTATGTAGCTGGAGCAATTTCGATCATAGTTGTCCCCCCACTCATGGATAAGTTCAACTCGAGAGCCGCTTTCGTCATGATCGGTTGTCTCGGCTTCGCCGTCCTGCTCTTCGTGGCCATGTACGCCACAACACCGGCCATGTGCGTGGCTCTCCTTTGTTTGGCTCAAGTGTTTCTTTCACCGGCAATCGTCGGCGTTTGGACCGTACTCCAAAACGTTACGAAATCTACAGAGGTGGCCAATGCGACAGGGTTCTTCAACGGTGTGGCATACGTGTTCGCATCGGCGTTCCCCTATGCAATGGGTGCCCTCTATTCTTTCACGGGAAATCTGCAAAACGGTTTCTTCTTACTCGCTGCCTTGATGGCAGTTGCCGTGTTCTCCAGCCTGCCTCTGATCAAGCGGCGCTTGTGA